In Chlorogloeopsis sp. ULAP01, the following are encoded in one genomic region:
- the glf gene encoding UDP-galactopyranose mutase, whose product MKADWLIIGAGYSGCVLAERIATQLAQRVLIVERRDHIGGNAYDSYNEHGILVHKYGPHIFHTKSKKAWDYLSQFTEWRHYYHHVLGVVEGKKVPIPFNLNSLYALFPPRYAEKLENLLLEHFGFGVKVPILKLRESASGDLDFLANYIYENVFLHYTMKQWELKPEELDRGVTGRVPVYISRDNRYFQDRYQAMPKHGYTEMFRRMLAHPNIKVLLNADYREIINDVKFNRIICTGPIDTFFDYMYGELPYRSLRFQFDTLDQEYYQEVGTVNYPNEYNITRITEQKYLSGQTSPKTTLVMEYPQAYVPGKNDPYYPIPREENRERLDLYLKEVEKLNGTVIFVGRLAEYKYYDMDQAVVRSLGVFEKQIANSLSMVG is encoded by the coding sequence ATGAAAGCAGATTGGCTAATTATAGGGGCTGGATATTCAGGCTGCGTGCTAGCTGAGAGAATTGCAACTCAATTGGCACAACGAGTGCTGATTGTAGAACGGCGAGATCACATCGGCGGTAATGCTTACGATTCCTATAATGAGCATGGTATCTTAGTACATAAATATGGCCCTCATATCTTTCATACTAAGTCTAAAAAAGCTTGGGATTATCTCTCTCAATTTACTGAATGGAGACACTACTATCATCATGTGTTGGGAGTAGTGGAAGGCAAGAAAGTGCCTATTCCTTTTAATTTAAATTCTCTCTATGCTCTTTTTCCCCCACGCTATGCAGAGAAGTTGGAGAATTTGCTTTTAGAACACTTCGGTTTTGGAGTTAAAGTTCCTATTCTCAAATTGCGTGAAAGTGCAAGTGGAGATTTAGATTTTTTAGCCAACTACATTTATGAAAATGTTTTTCTCCACTACACAATGAAGCAGTGGGAGTTAAAACCCGAAGAATTGGATCGTGGAGTAACAGGACGTGTTCCAGTTTATATCAGTCGGGATAACCGTTATTTTCAGGATAGATATCAGGCTATGCCAAAGCACGGTTATACCGAGATGTTTCGCCGAATGCTTGCTCACCCCAACATCAAGGTACTCCTGAACGCAGATTACCGGGAAATTATTAATGACGTTAAGTTTAACCGGATCATCTGTACTGGGCCGATTGATACCTTCTTTGATTATATGTATGGTGAGTTGCCTTATCGTAGTTTACGCTTTCAGTTTGATACTTTGGATCAAGAATATTATCAAGAAGTAGGTACGGTTAATTACCCCAACGAGTACAACATCACCCGCATTACAGAACAAAAATATTTGTCGGGGCAAACCTCACCCAAAACTACTTTAGTGATGGAATATCCTCAAGCTTACGTACCAGGGAAAAACGACCCCTATTATCCCATACCTCGTGAGGAGAATCGCGAGCGGTTGGATCTTTATCTCAAAGAGGTAGAGAAACTGAACGGTACAGTCATCTTTGTAGGGCGGTTGGCTGAATATAAGTACTACGACATGGATCAGGCTGTAGTGCGATCGCTTGGTGTGTTTGAGAAACAGATAGCTAATTCTTTATCTATGGTTGGCTAA
- a CDS encoding VOC family protein translates to MQITQPLHTAILVTDLERSEHFYGTVLGLTKVERSMKFPGAWYQVGEYQVHLIVAPTVPNEPKHEKWGRNPHIAFLVSDLDAAKQQLLNYNFLVQPSASGRPAIFTQDPDGNVIELNQQ, encoded by the coding sequence ATGCAAATTACCCAACCTCTCCATACAGCAATTCTGGTTACAGATTTAGAACGCTCCGAACATTTTTATGGCACTGTATTGGGATTAACCAAAGTAGAACGCTCAATGAAATTCCCTGGTGCTTGGTATCAAGTCGGTGAGTATCAAGTTCACCTCATAGTTGCGCCAACTGTCCCCAATGAACCTAAACATGAAAAATGGGGACGCAATCCCCACATTGCTTTTTTAGTTTCCGACTTAGATGCCGCTAAACAGCAGCTTCTAAATTATAACTTTCTAGTGCAACCTAGCGCTTCTGGTCGCCCCGCTATTTTTACCCAAGATCCAGATGGAAATGTGATTGAGTTAAACCAGCAGTGA
- a CDS encoding CmcI family methyltransferase, which yields MPVDYDNETFYSSEELSQILRVTPEDVIAFVKDKNFNTVKLQNVIHIPKNTLEDFFDKYFSFQGITGDRNYYRIPDWLKNSTSPWAITLTKMYQKTFNYPSPLSPEQGEFLKSLVCNIKPKNVLEIGCFTGISTIWMAAGLEQIGNPATIHSVDLFDDIMPWLPHRYGYLSNPLEFAQESVATAQLSHRIKFHKMNSQEMGKKYHEIINEPIDFLFIDGDHTKRGCLTDLILFYPHVSIGGYILLHDIYPEDCDWDGPRFVIDKFLQNNSHFDLVEVNTSPNNFGIALIRKLSIDRKLDFAARLLKTPSWQRIKNNPIGKIMKKLILN from the coding sequence ATGCCTGTAGATTATGATAATGAAACTTTTTACTCTAGCGAGGAATTATCTCAAATTCTCAGAGTTACACCGGAAGATGTGATAGCATTTGTCAAAGATAAAAATTTTAATACAGTTAAACTACAGAATGTCATACATATTCCCAAAAATACTCTTGAAGACTTCTTTGATAAATATTTTTCATTTCAAGGTATAACAGGCGATCGCAACTATTATAGAATCCCAGACTGGTTAAAAAATAGCACATCTCCTTGGGCTATTACTTTAACTAAAATGTATCAAAAAACTTTTAATTATCCTTCTCCTTTATCACCAGAGCAAGGGGAATTTCTGAAAAGTTTAGTTTGCAATATTAAACCCAAAAATGTTTTAGAGATTGGTTGTTTTACAGGTATTTCTACTATATGGATGGCTGCTGGCTTAGAGCAAATAGGAAACCCAGCAACTATTCACTCGGTTGATTTATTTGATGATATTATGCCGTGGCTACCTCATCGGTATGGATATTTGAGTAATCCTCTTGAATTTGCCCAAGAATCTGTCGCTACTGCTCAACTTTCCCATCGAATTAAGTTTCATAAAATGAATTCTCAAGAAATGGGTAAAAAATATCATGAAATAATTAATGAACCCATTGATTTCCTGTTTATTGACGGAGATCATACAAAAAGAGGATGTCTTACCGATTTAATACTTTTTTATCCTCATGTTTCAATTGGAGGATATATCTTATTACATGATATCTACCCTGAAGATTGTGACTGGGATGGGCCGAGATTCGTTATTGACAAGTTTTTACAAAATAATTCTCATTTTGATTTAGTTGAGGTTAATACAAGTCCCAATAATTTTGGCATAGCTTTGATACGTAAGTTGAGTATAGATCGGAAGCTTGATTTTGCAGCTCGTTTGCTAAAAACACCTAGCTGGCAACGAATAAAAAATAACCCCATTGGCAAAATTATGAAAAAACTAATTCTAAATTAA
- a CDS encoding glycosyltransferase yields the protein MLRESINRHIKIQFISRDIPVENTAGNSTYILDFMQYLRQAGYEIEYVLINSSPNGRTPWYIIPPTLATLANVSVKNNLRIGRLLLRFNSLSDWLIELLRLAYDRLPEKLKNIYRSARNKRQIKPLYVIFTQKWDILATPEEVAFAGSQFARFKPDVVVANYAWLSNVFDVISTDVSILKVILTHDILHRRVADLKQIGAHIDISEWDRNKEVVQLRKAQVLLAIQEEDAKFFKEMVSQCDVISMPISAIYHSHTDKQVPGRCLFVGSGADHNYYGLKWFLEDVWLRVIESMPNLTLHVCGLVCNLIQGNYPNVRFLGRVDDLEAEYSAAELCLIPLLAGSGLKIKLVEAMSYGRACISTSVGVQGLQEVVGSAVLVADTPEDFAAAIHTVITKKEKRQWMEEQAHRYAIAKLSPQAAYQPFVDYTHQYLQQVKAVGRR from the coding sequence ATGTTGAGAGAAAGTATTAATCGACATATCAAAATTCAATTTATTAGTAGAGATATTCCTGTCGAGAACACTGCTGGTAATTCTACTTATATACTTGATTTTATGCAGTACTTGCGGCAAGCTGGTTATGAAATTGAGTATGTACTTATTAATTCATCACCTAATGGTAGAACTCCCTGGTATATCATTCCGCCTACACTGGCAACACTTGCTAATGTGTCAGTTAAAAATAACTTGAGAATAGGTCGTCTTCTGCTTAGATTTAACTCTTTATCAGATTGGTTAATTGAGTTATTACGATTGGCTTATGATCGCTTACCAGAAAAGTTAAAAAACATTTACCGTTCTGCCAGAAATAAACGACAGATAAAGCCTTTATATGTGATTTTTACTCAAAAGTGGGATATTTTGGCAACTCCAGAGGAAGTAGCTTTTGCAGGTTCACAGTTTGCTAGATTTAAGCCAGATGTTGTAGTAGCTAATTACGCTTGGCTAAGTAATGTGTTTGATGTTATTTCTACTGATGTATCAATATTAAAAGTCATATTAACACATGACATTCTTCATAGAAGAGTTGCAGATTTAAAACAAATCGGAGCACACATAGATATTTCAGAATGGGATAGGAATAAGGAAGTTGTACAGTTACGTAAAGCACAAGTGCTGCTAGCTATTCAGGAAGAGGATGCTAAGTTTTTTAAGGAAATGGTATCTCAGTGTGATGTCATTTCGATGCCCATATCTGCAATATATCACTCTCATACCGACAAGCAAGTACCCGGTCGTTGCCTATTTGTAGGTAGTGGTGCAGATCACAACTACTATGGTCTTAAGTGGTTTCTTGAGGATGTGTGGCTAAGGGTTATAGAGTCAATGCCCAATCTGACTCTCCACGTATGTGGTCTTGTGTGTAATTTAATTCAAGGAAATTATCCAAATGTTCGCTTTTTAGGTAGAGTTGACGATTTGGAAGCAGAATACAGCGCGGCTGAACTCTGTCTGATTCCTTTATTGGCTGGTAGCGGGCTGAAAATTAAACTTGTAGAGGCAATGTCCTATGGGCGCGCTTGTATTTCTACCAGTGTAGGCGTTCAAGGACTACAAGAGGTTGTTGGTAGTGCTGTTCTGGTAGCAGATACGCCTGAAGATTTCGCAGCAGCCATACACACAGTTATAACCAAAAAAGAAAAGCGTCAGTGGATGGAGGAACAAGCTCACAGGTACGCGATCGCCAAGCTATCTCCTCAAGCAGCTTATCAACCATTTGTAGATTATACCCACCAGTATTTACAGCAAGTTAAGGCAGTAGGCAGAAGGTAA
- the fabG gene encoding 3-oxoacyl-ACP reductase FabG: MVKGKHVLLTGGTGGLGLGVTPTVLAQGATAVTIPYRNPKDIERLKGILSPADFARIQFVTADLKDEASVENLINQIARVDVLIHLVGGFSMGKTHEYSFENWRRDFDINLNTTFLVCKHSLKSMLQNGYGRIVTVGSRGAVEPTGQLAAYCAAKAGVVALTKAIADETKGTNITANVVLPSVIDTPTNRESMGEENADQWVKPESLAEVICFLASEAAKDIRGAAVPVYGSI; encoded by the coding sequence GTGGTAAAGGGCAAGCACGTTTTACTTACAGGCGGCACTGGTGGCTTAGGGTTAGGTGTAACACCAACGGTTCTGGCGCAAGGTGCAACAGCAGTGACAATTCCCTATCGCAATCCCAAAGACATCGAGCGACTTAAAGGTATTCTCTCACCCGCCGACTTTGCCAGAATTCAATTTGTCACTGCCGATTTAAAAGATGAAGCTTCGGTAGAGAATCTCATTAACCAGATAGCGCGAGTCGATGTATTGATTCATCTAGTGGGTGGCTTTTCGATGGGAAAAACCCACGAATACAGTTTTGAGAATTGGAGACGTGATTTTGATATAAATTTAAATACGACTTTCCTAGTTTGCAAACATAGCCTGAAAAGTATGTTGCAAAATGGTTACGGACGTATTGTTACTGTTGGCTCTAGAGGTGCAGTAGAACCAACTGGGCAACTGGCGGCATATTGTGCTGCTAAAGCTGGTGTTGTTGCTCTCACAAAAGCGATCGCCGACGAAACCAAGGGTACTAATATCACTGCTAATGTTGTTCTTCCCAGCGTCATCGACACTCCCACTAACCGCGAGTCTATGGGTGAAGAAAATGCCGATCAATGGGTAAAACCTGAATCTTTAGCCGAAGTCATTTGCTTTTTAGCTTCAGAAGCTGCTAAAGATATTCGAGGTGCGGCAGTTCCTGTTTATGGCAGTATTTAG
- a CDS encoding zinc-binding dehydrogenase yields MSLRTYKKLIAKNFSQDFKSAIEIIETPIPESNADEIVIRNKFAGINSGFDTLLCQGKVPYVNLTPPFDLGVEAVGEVVGVGENIQNFQVGDAVVTTVRGGGYREYQAINANLAVKVREVTPEVLTLMPTGISALVALEKVGEIKSNEVVLVTAAAGGTGHIAVQLAKLAGNHVIGTCSSQKKAELLASVGCDRIINYRTENLDQVLKQEYPNGINLIFDCVGREVFDTCLENLAIRGRLVVVGFISEYGKNLEEVTQPRIYHKLFWKAASVRGFLMPLYQEYAAEARDRLLHLFYTNHLKVAVDPTQFQGIESIPAAVEYLLSGKNCGKVVVRFSH; encoded by the coding sequence ATGAGTTTAAGAACTTACAAAAAACTAATAGCAAAAAATTTTTCTCAAGATTTTAAATCGGCTATCGAAATCATAGAAACTCCTATTCCTGAATCTAATGCTGATGAAATAGTCATTCGCAACAAATTTGCTGGTATCAATAGCGGGTTTGATACATTACTGTGCCAAGGAAAAGTTCCTTACGTTAACTTGACTCCCCCTTTTGATTTAGGAGTAGAAGCTGTTGGCGAAGTGGTAGGTGTAGGAGAGAATATTCAAAATTTTCAAGTTGGTGATGCTGTGGTAACTACTGTGCGTGGTGGTGGTTATCGCGAATACCAAGCTATCAATGCTAACTTAGCAGTAAAGGTACGGGAAGTAACTCCAGAAGTATTAACTTTAATGCCAACAGGAATATCAGCTTTGGTGGCATTAGAAAAAGTAGGGGAGATAAAAAGCAATGAAGTTGTCTTAGTAACAGCAGCAGCAGGAGGAACCGGGCATATTGCAGTACAGTTAGCTAAGTTAGCAGGTAATCACGTCATCGGTACTTGTAGTTCACAAAAAAAAGCAGAGTTGCTTGCAAGTGTGGGATGCGATCGCATTATCAACTACCGCACAGAAAACCTCGATCAAGTTCTCAAACAAGAATATCCTAACGGCATTAATTTAATTTTCGATTGTGTTGGCAGGGAAGTTTTCGATACCTGCTTAGAAAATTTGGCAATTCGCGGACGTTTAGTTGTGGTTGGTTTTATTTCCGAATATGGTAAAAATCTGGAAGAGGTAACACAACCACGCATCTATCACAAACTATTTTGGAAAGCTGCTTCTGTGCGCGGTTTTCTCATGCCTCTTTATCAAGAATATGCAGCCGAAGCACGCGATCGCCTGTTACATCTTTTCTACACCAATCACCTCAAAGTTGCCGTCGATCCAACCCAATTCCAAGGCATAGAATCCATCCCGGCTGCGGTTGAATATTTACTCAGCGGCAAAAATTGCGGCAAAGTTGTTGTGAGGTTTAGTCATTAG
- a CDS encoding glycosyltransferase has protein sequence MNIVSRVQFPQNFEISDLYFKVVNNISINLNEDSNQIVLHEDSTISLNTYFNSIYEKHYTKYTSINSLHYLLKLEGDFEVFAYRETSELSTRELIYSQKIKNCQLSDYVKIILPELKQNQKAGRIYLEITCLSQQGLFTEGLIVTEQEKHRDVSLAIITCTFKKEVYVKKTVNTILQDRFLQDKKFKVFVVDNGKTLNSSDFKDYRVQLIPNRNVGGSGGFTKGLIEALQEGVYTHFLFMDDDIELDSEAIYRLFSLYEYANQDFAVAGSMLDLYKKHILYEAGAIYNKSIDDEGNIKQDKFTGYPLKHNLDLQNTTTLNSLLVEDNIDYGGFWFFGFSKEIVEKIGLPLPLFIKIDDMEFGLRINEHFENGIVAFPSIAVWHEPFYAKRPIWDFYYYIRNHLITNSIHSSLEYVKTVKTFTNNILYYLFIFDYNSAQMVVKGFEDYMQGPNFITNNTPDLLHSKIVDSSKTYKNQTILVNYVANTEGYQITKAGKFQKMISLLTLNGHLLPRFLIANESAVIRLGIKDKERDSICKALAKKRILYIIEENPNSYQYELEQKAGVDILFSWFNSVIKNSLKWSSVNAEWKKAFNDLTSMQFWQEYLEPQK, from the coding sequence ATGAACATAGTTAGCAGAGTTCAATTTCCTCAAAACTTTGAGATTTCTGATTTATACTTCAAGGTTGTTAATAATATATCAATTAATTTGAATGAAGACAGCAATCAAATTGTTTTACATGAAGATAGTACTATATCTTTGAACACTTATTTCAATTCAATATATGAAAAACACTATACAAAATATACCTCTATAAATTCACTTCATTATTTACTAAAATTAGAGGGAGATTTTGAAGTTTTTGCTTATCGAGAAACTTCGGAATTAAGTACCAGAGAACTTATTTACAGTCAAAAGATTAAGAATTGTCAATTATCAGATTATGTAAAAATTATCTTGCCAGAACTCAAGCAAAATCAAAAAGCTGGTCGCATTTATCTGGAAATAACTTGTCTTAGTCAACAAGGTTTATTTACAGAAGGATTAATTGTAACTGAACAAGAAAAGCATCGGGATGTATCATTAGCTATCATCACTTGTACATTCAAAAAAGAAGTTTATGTAAAAAAGACAGTCAACACTATTTTGCAAGACAGGTTTTTGCAGGATAAAAAATTCAAAGTTTTTGTAGTAGATAATGGTAAAACTCTGAATTCGAGTGATTTTAAAGACTATAGAGTGCAGCTAATTCCTAATCGCAATGTCGGTGGAAGTGGTGGTTTTACTAAAGGATTGATTGAAGCATTACAAGAAGGCGTTTATACCCACTTCTTGTTTATGGATGACGATATCGAGTTAGATAGTGAAGCTATTTATAGGCTTTTTTCTTTGTATGAATATGCGAATCAGGATTTTGCTGTAGCTGGTAGTATGTTGGATTTATACAAAAAACACATTTTGTATGAAGCAGGAGCAATATATAACAAATCCATCGATGACGAAGGAAACATCAAGCAGGATAAATTCACAGGCTATCCTCTCAAACACAATCTTGATTTACAAAACACTACCACGCTTAACTCACTTTTAGTAGAAGACAATATAGATTATGGGGGGTTTTGGTTTTTTGGCTTTTCTAAAGAAATCGTCGAAAAAATTGGATTACCACTTCCCTTGTTTATCAAAATAGATGACATGGAATTTGGTTTAAGAATTAACGAACATTTTGAGAATGGAATAGTGGCTTTTCCGTCTATAGCTGTGTGGCACGAACCTTTTTATGCTAAAAGACCTATTTGGGATTTCTACTATTATATTCGCAATCACTTAATAACCAATTCAATTCATAGTTCTTTGGAATACGTGAAAACAGTTAAAACTTTCACAAACAATATACTCTATTATTTATTCATCTTTGATTACAATTCTGCACAAATGGTAGTCAAAGGTTTTGAAGATTATATGCAAGGCCCCAATTTCATTACAAATAATACTCCAGATTTACTGCATTCCAAGATTGTTGATTCCAGTAAAACTTATAAAAACCAAACTATACTAGTTAATTATGTTGCCAACACGGAAGGTTATCAAATTACTAAAGCTGGAAAATTTCAAAAAATGATTAGCTTGTTAACACTTAATGGTCACTTACTACCGCGATTCTTAATTGCCAATGAAAGTGCAGTAATTAGATTAGGTATCAAAGACAAAGAACGTGACTCAATTTGTAAAGCCTTAGCTAAAAAAAGAATTCTTTATATCATAGAAGAAAATCCTAATTCTTATCAGTATGAATTGGAGCAAAAAGCTGGAGTTGATATTTTATTTTCTTGGTTTAACTCTGTAATTAAAAATAGTTTGAAATGGTCAAGTGTTAATGCAGAGTGGAAAAAAGCGTTCAACGATTTAACCTCTATGCAATTTTGGCAAGAGTATCTCGAACCTCAAAAGTAA
- a CDS encoding glycosyltransferase family 4 protein, translating to MFQSCILDTAPVFFSQNKVTSTSKKVLVISPVPSHPQNAGNRTRIYNLLINLKNLGHEVHFLYIQQEIADEDLMRQTWGENFYSLPYTDCWHRKRSLIARIIRKLRCFLTNYPKFPGTVDDWYDNSINQFLVELQTKIKPDIVIVEYVFFSKALKYFSKDVLKIIDTHDIFNDRVNLYKNNGQQYYWYSTTIKEEIKGLCRADLVIAVQKEEEEYFKKLVGNKVITIGHTVPLRRPKQIVSLRRKILYVASRNEINIHSFGYFIREVLPKVRAKLPDVQLAIAGNICEVVEDTDGCIKLGYMQNIDEVYDTADIVINPILFGTGLKIKTIEALGQSKVLITTPEGAKGLEQGANKAFIIANNLDEFAQSIIQVMTNPILSSHLSQNAYIFAKEYNKKVLDLLEKMLN from the coding sequence ATGTTTCAAAGTTGTATTTTGGATACAGCTCCTGTTTTTTTCAGTCAAAATAAAGTAACTAGTACATCAAAAAAAGTACTAGTAATATCTCCTGTTCCCTCCCATCCTCAAAATGCAGGTAATCGAACTAGAATTTATAATTTGTTAATAAACCTAAAAAATCTAGGTCATGAAGTACATTTTTTGTACATTCAGCAGGAGATAGCAGATGAAGATTTGATGCGCCAAACTTGGGGGGAAAATTTCTACTCTTTACCTTACACAGATTGCTGGCACAGAAAACGAAGTTTAATTGCAAGAATTATTAGAAAATTAAGATGTTTTCTAACCAACTATCCTAAATTCCCTGGTACAGTGGATGATTGGTATGACAATTCTATTAATCAGTTTTTAGTAGAATTACAAACAAAAATTAAGCCTGATATTGTAATTGTTGAATATGTATTTTTCTCCAAAGCTCTAAAATATTTTAGTAAAGATGTTTTGAAAATAATTGATACCCACGATATATTCAATGATCGAGTGAATTTATATAAAAATAACGGTCAACAATATTATTGGTACTCTACAACTATTAAAGAGGAAATAAAGGGGCTTTGCCGAGCAGATTTAGTTATAGCCGTACAAAAAGAAGAAGAAGAATATTTTAAAAAGCTAGTAGGAAACAAAGTTATCACTATAGGTCATACCGTTCCCCTGCGTAGACCAAAACAGATAGTATCGCTTCGCAGAAAAATTCTTTATGTAGCTTCTAGAAATGAAATCAATATTCATAGCTTTGGCTACTTTATTAGAGAAGTTTTACCAAAAGTTAGAGCAAAGCTTCCTGATGTTCAACTAGCGATCGCAGGAAATATTTGTGAAGTAGTAGAGGATACTGACGGATGCATAAAACTTGGATATATGCAGAACATAGACGAGGTTTATGATACTGCTGATATAGTTATTAACCCTATTCTATTTGGGACAGGTTTAAAAATCAAAACTATTGAAGCTTTAGGACAATCTAAAGTCTTGATTACAACACCTGAAGGTGCTAAAGGGCTGGAGCAAGGAGCTAATAAAGCTTTTATCATTGCTAACAATTTAGATGAATTTGCTCAATCTATCATTCAAGTTATGACAAATCCAATATTGTCTAGTCATCTCTCACAAAATGCCTATATTTTTGCCAAAGAGTATAACAAAAAAGTTCTAGATTTATTAGAGAAAATGCTTAATTAG
- a CDS encoding recombinase family protein, with the protein MKIFAYTYTDPLLENPPDPTTWEWQVNRIYQDLGERSQLEQFFADSTTDPPDCLLIRRLEELGDSVEQISDRLSQLEALGITLIAFEQGYNSSEQSPHLRAELLKLLQEIQHQQHSRRIRQGHARNRLDATPPPGKAPYGYRRSRDKYIIDRSTSPVVKDFFEHFLLYGSLRGAVRYLAKKYGKKISVTTGRRWLTNPVYRGNTAYQNGEIIPNTHPPILSKEEAAQVDRLLRRNSRLPSRTASAPRSLAGLVVCGECQSHMGVCRVTIRNQDKEYLYLRPISCPQRPKCRSISYQQVLDSTIGAVCRDLPMAVAKMNFPQLDAVKDNLGEAIARQQAILEQLPNLVETGVLDTETAKLRTYKLRTEISALEAKLATLPPVNLRSVAQAVSIPQFWLDLSEAERRFYFREFIRQIEILRQEKEWELRVIFIF; encoded by the coding sequence ATGAAAATCTTCGCTTATACTTACACCGATCCGCTTCTGGAAAATCCTCCCGATCCCACAACTTGGGAATGGCAGGTAAATCGAATTTATCAAGATTTGGGAGAGCGATCGCAATTAGAACAATTCTTTGCAGACTCCACAACCGATCCACCCGATTGCCTTCTGATTCGCCGTTTGGAAGAATTGGGAGATTCTGTCGAACAAATAAGCGATCGCCTCTCGCAACTAGAAGCACTGGGGATAACGTTGATTGCATTTGAGCAGGGTTACAATTCTTCTGAACAATCTCCCCATCTCCGTGCTGAGTTGCTGAAATTATTACAAGAAATCCAGCATCAGCAACACAGCCGCCGCATTCGCCAAGGACACGCCCGCAACCGTTTAGATGCAACTCCTCCACCCGGTAAAGCTCCTTACGGCTATCGTCGTAGTAGAGATAAATACATCATAGACCGCAGCACTTCCCCAGTAGTCAAAGATTTTTTTGAACACTTCTTACTTTATGGTTCGCTGCGGGGAGCAGTGCGTTACTTGGCAAAAAAATACGGTAAGAAAATTTCTGTTACCACCGGACGACGTTGGTTGACTAATCCAGTGTATCGCGGTAATACAGCTTATCAAAACGGCGAAATTATCCCCAATACTCATCCTCCAATCCTTTCTAAAGAAGAAGCAGCACAAGTCGATCGGCTGTTGCGCCGCAATAGTCGTTTGCCATCGCGAACTGCTAGCGCACCGCGTTCTTTAGCCGGATTGGTAGTTTGTGGCGAATGTCAATCCCACATGGGTGTCTGTCGCGTCACAATTCGCAACCAAGATAAAGAGTATCTTTATCTACGTCCGATTAGTTGTCCTCAACGTCCTAAATGTCGTTCTATTTCCTATCAGCAAGTATTGGATAGTACTATTGGTGCAGTTTGCCGCGATTTGCCGATGGCAGTAGCAAAAATGAATTTTCCCCAGTTGGATGCAGTTAAAGATAATTTAGGAGAAGCGATCGCCCGTCAGCAAGCAATTCTTGAGCAGTTACCCAATTTAGTAGAAACTGGTGTGCTGGATACAGAAACAGCCAAATTAAGAACATACAAACTCCGCACCGAAATATCTGCACTTGAGGCGAAGTTAGCGACTTTACCACCAGTAAATCTGCGTTCTGTCGCTCAAGCTGTTTCTATTCCTCAATTTTGGTTAGATTTATCGGAAGCAGAGCGACGGTTTTATTTTCGCGAATTTATCCGCCAAATAGAAATTCTTCGTCAAGAAAAAGAATGGGAGTTACGAGTTATTTTTATTTTCTGA
- a CDS encoding methyltransferase domain-containing protein: MSSSPLYLDPIVVPLITGETVLDVGCGLGRWGNLIQANFWEAGLDKPPLVDGIDAFQANVEYCSQQKCYRNVWYQVLPSPLPGKWDTVLACEIIEHIEQEKVEDFLKALENAAHKKVIVSTPNYPCFRDGSDTIVGFNDFDAHLSYVPRSYFQRRGYKVIGAGLRKWTKYPGSLVEKIIAPWKPGFESISRLIPFVADSIVAYKDM, translated from the coding sequence ATGAGTTCTTCTCCACTTTATCTAGATCCAATAGTTGTTCCTTTAATTACAGGAGAAACAGTACTAGATGTTGGTTGTGGCTTAGGAAGATGGGGTAATTTAATTCAAGCTAATTTTTGGGAAGCTGGATTAGATAAACCTCCATTAGTTGATGGTATTGATGCGTTTCAAGCAAATGTAGAATATTGTTCTCAACAGAAATGCTATCGGAACGTGTGGTATCAGGTATTGCCATCACCCTTACCGGGAAAATGGGATACAGTTTTGGCGTGTGAAATCATTGAACATATTGAACAAGAAAAAGTAGAAGATTTTCTCAAAGCTTTAGAGAATGCTGCTCATAAAAAAGTGATAGTTTCAACACCTAATTATCCATGTTTTAGAGACGGTTCAGATACTATAGTTGGGTTTAATGATTTTGATGCTCACTTAAGTTATGTACCACGTAGTTATTTTCAGCGTCGTGGCTATAAAGTGATTGGTGCTGGTTTACGGAAATGGACAAAATATCCAGGTTCGTTAGTAGAAAAAATTATTGCGCCTTGGAAACCTGGGTTTGAATCTATTTCAAGATTAATTCCATTTGTTGCCGATTCTATTGTTGCTTATAAAGATATGTAG